The following is a genomic window from Opitutus sp. GAS368.
CCGTCGCCGCCGGGCTGGAGGGTGATGATGCCCAGCCGGTCGCCCGCGGCGATCTGGGCCGGCCCGGCGGGCGTGTGGCCCCAGCGGATGAAGTTGCCGCCGGCCTCCTTCATGAGCTGCGAGGTGTAGAAATGCATCCAGTCCGGCTGGGCGGCGCCGAGACCCGGCCACTCGTTGGTGGGCTTCTGGCCCCAGCCGTGGAGCTTCAAGTGCGCGCCGTTGACGAAGAGGCCGTGATCGGCGTCCCAGCGGATGGCGCGGATGCCGAGGGGGATTTCCGTGCGATCGACCGTCTCGTCATTCACCTGGAGGGAGATTACCACGCGGTAGAGGTGCGGATAGGCCGGCTCCCAGAGACGCGGATGGGCCAGCGTGCCGTAAATCCCGGTCAGCTTGCTGCGGGCGCCGGCGGCCAGGGGCAGGTTGCTGTTGAAGAGGAGCACGGACCGGCCGTCGGCGTCGAAGATTTCCGCGTGGACTTTGGCGGTGACGGCGACGGGCCGTTCATTGTGCAGCGGAATCTCGATGGCAACCCGGGCCGAGGCCTCCGTGATGTCGGTTGCGTAGGCGTAGGGGCCCTCGGTCTGGAGAAAACTGTAGAGGGGCAATTCGACATGCAGCGGGTCCGTGACGATCAGCCGGACATTGCGGTAAATGCCGCCGTGGGCGGGGTGCCAGTGCGGGTTGTTCCAGGGGATCTGGCCGGCCTGCAGTTCCTCGATGGTGGCGGGAATGTCCTCCTGGAATTTCTCGGAGATCTGCGCGAGGTTGAGCTGGGTTTTTTCGTTGGTGGCGGCTTGCGGCGCGATCGCCGGGTCGAGCGGGTCCTTCATGAACCGGTTGTCGACCATGACGGCGAGGACGTTGGATGCCCCGACCTTCAGGTGGGGCGTCAGGTCGAAGCCGAACGGCGTGAAGCCGCCCTTGGCGGTGCCGAGCCTGGTGCCATTGAGATAAACCTCGGCGACCTGCCGCACGGCCTCGAATTCGATGAAAACCTTTTTGCCCTGCCATGCGGCGGGCGCGGTGAACGTCTTCCGATACCAGGTGCGGCCGCTCCACTGTTCCTGCTCGCCGCGGTGCCCCGGCAGCGACCAGTTGTCGAAGGTGTCGGTGTCGTTGTAGGTGTGCGGCGTGGAGACGGTGGTCCACGCCGAATCGTCGAAGCCCGGGGCGGACGCGCCGGCGGGATCGGCCTTGAGGAACTTCCAGTCGGGGTTGAAGTTGAGGGTCTGGCGCCCGGCGAAGGCGAAGCTTGTGCCGGCGGCAAGGGCGAGCAGGGCGATGAGGGTGAGTCTCATGGGGAGGTATTAAATTGTAGGGCGGGATCACCGTATCCCGTCTTGAAAATGATAGCACGCTCGCCCGAAGGCGGGATACGGTGATCCCGCCCTACATTTACGGCTTCCTGCGGGCCCGCAAGAGGGCCTCGAGGAAGTAATAGTCCGCGTAATTGATGGGTCCATCCACCTCGCTGTCCTTCGGCTTGTGGCCGGTGGAATGTTTCAGCAGGAAGCCGCCGTTCGTGCCCGGTTCGGCGAGATAGGCCGGCGAGGCGAGGCTGCGCAGCTGCGCTTCGGCAAAGGCGCGGTATTCCGCCGCGGCGTCCCCTTGCACGTAGGTGCAGAGTTCAAACAGCGCCGAGCTCATGATGGCGGCGGCGGAAGCGTCGCGCGGGACGTCGGGGATGCCGGGTGCGTCGAAGTCCCAGTAGGGCACCTTGTCGGCGGGCAGGCGCGGATGGTGCATGATGAACGCCGCGATCTTCCGCGCGTGGGCGAGGTAGCGCGGGTCTTTGGTCTCGCGATACATCACCGTGTAGCCGTAAAGCCCCCAGGCCTGGCCGCGGGCCCAGGCCGAGTCATCGGCCGCGCCCTGGTGCGTCACGCGGGCTTCGACGTGACCGTCCTTGGGATCGTAGGCGACGACGTGAAAGGAGCTGCCGTCCGCGCGAAAGTGGTTCTTGAGCGTCGTGTCGGCGTGGCGGATGGCGATGTCGCGATAGCGCCCGGCCGGGCCCTCGCGGGCGGCCCAGAGCAGGAGCTCGAGGTTCATCATGTTGTCGATGATGACGGGGAAGTCCCAGCCGTTGCGCGCGTCCCAGGATTGCAGGCAGCCGACGGTCGGGTTGAAGCGGGTGCTGAGCGACTGCGCGCCGTTGAGCAGGACCGGCTTGTAGGCGGCATTGCCCGTCAGGCGCAGGCCGTTGCCATAGCTGCAATACAGGATGAAGCCGACGTCGTGGGTCTTGGTGTTGTGCTGCTCGGGCGCGAGGAGGGCGGTGAACTTCTCCGCGGAGGCGCGCCACCGGGCGTCGCCGGTGGCCTCGAAGAGATACCACATCGAGCCGGGGAAGAAACCGCTGGTCCAGTCGCGGGTGGAGATGGTCACCAGCTTGCCCTGCTCGACGGTGCGCGGCATCGGCCTGGCGGCATTGTCCGGCAAGTGGGCGAGCATCCACTCGTATTGCCTCGCCGAGGTGGCGAGGGCGGAGTTGATGACCTCGGCCAGCGGCCGCTCGGCGGCCCAGAGATTCAAAGCCAGGCTGGCGGCGAGCGCGGCGAAGGAAACGAGACCGAGGCGGTGGAGCGGGGTGGGCACGGCGGGGTTCTTTAGTCCCGGGAGACACACCGAGCCAAATTAATAATCATTACCCCCCTCTTTTGAGGGATACGCCAACCGCGCTTTTGCCGGTATCGTTAAGCGGATGGCCGATTGGTCCCCTCTTCATAGAGGGGATCTCAAATCCCGGTCCGGCGACGAGCGCCGACCCTACAGGGAGAAAGAGCTCTACCGTTTCTTGGCCCCGTTCTGCTCGATGTTGAGGTAGGTCTTGGCGAGCATCTGGGATTCGTAGAACTCCACGAGCCGCACGCCCTCGCGGGGCTTGATGAGGTCCTTCTTCGTGGCGTGGTCGATCTGCTGCTTGATGCGGCGGCAGAGCTCCTCCCACTGGTATTGCACCCCCTCGATGACGTCGGCGATGCGGGAGCCGGCCAGCGCCTCCTCGATGTAGAAGCCGTTGGGTTCGTCGTCCTCGAGGAACACGTGCACCTCGTTGACGCGGCCGAAGAGGTTGTGCAGGTCGCCCATGATGTCCTGGTAGGCGCCGGTCAGGTAGATGCCGAGGTAGTAGGGCTCGCCGTGGCGGAGCGGGTGCAGCGTGATGTAGTCCTTCACGTCCTGCAGGTCGATGAAGCTGCCGACCTTGCCGTCGGAGTCGCAGGTGATGTCGACGAGGATGGCGTTGACGGTGGGCTTTTCCTTGAGCCGGTGCAGCGGCGTGATGGGGAAGAGCTGCTTGAGCGCCCAGCTGTCGAGGAGGGACTGGAAGACGGAGAAATTGCAGACGTATTGGTCGGCGAGAAGCTTCTTGAGGTCGTGGAGCTCCTCCGGCTGGTAGCCGGATTTGGTGCCCTCGAGGTCGATCTTCTCGCAGATCTGCCAGAAGATCTGCTCGGCGGCGGCGCGGTTCTCGAGGTCGAGGTAGCCGAGGTTGAAGAGCGAGAAGGCCTCCTCCTTCTTCTGGAGCGCGTCGTGGAAGCGTTCGAGGCGGCCGAGCTTGGCCTTGTTGTTGAGCAGGATGGCGAGGTCGTCGACGATCTTGTGGCGCGCCTTGGGCTGGTGCTGCTTGCCGAGGGACTCGTGCTTGTTGATGCGCTCGAAGACCTCGACGACCAGCATGGAGTGGGGGGCGGCGACGGCGCGGCCGGACTCGGTGACGATGTCGGGCACCTTGACGCCCGAGGCCTCGCAGATCTCGCGGATGTTGAAGACGACGTCGCGGGCGTATTCGCCGAGCGTGTAGTTCATCGAGGACTCGAAATTCGTGCGCGAGCCATCGTAGTCGATGCCGAGGCCGCCGCCGACATCGAGGTAGCCCATGGGGAAGCCCATCTTGGCGAGCTGGCAGTAAAAGCGCGCGGCCTCCGTGACCGCGGCCTTGATCGTGATGATGTTCGGGACCTGCGAGCCGATGTGGAAATGGACGAGCTTGAGGCAGGCCTGCATCTTGGCGGCCTTGAGTTTCTCGACGGCGAAGAGGATCTCGGCGGTGTTGAGGCCGAACTTGGCGTTGTCGCCGGTGGACATGGCCCACTTGCCCTCGCCGCGGGTCTGGAGCTTCACGCGGAAGCCGATCAGGGGCTTCACGCCGGTCTCCTTCGAGATCTCGATGATGCTGTCGACCTCGGAGAGCTGCTCGATGACGATGATGATGCGCTTGCCCAGCTTGCGGCCGAGGAGGGCGAGGCGCATGTAATCGTGGTCCTTGTAGCCGTTGCAGATGATGAGGCGCTGGGCGCCCTCGTGCATGGCCAGGGCGATCATCAGCTCGGGCTTGGAGCCGGCCTCGAGGCCGTAGTTGAAGTCCTTGCCGGCGGCGACGATCTCGTCGACCACCTCGCGGAGCTGGTTGACCTTGATGGGGAACACGCCGCGGTATTCGCCCTTGTAGCCCTCTTCCTTGATGGCCTTGTGGAAGGCCTGGTTGATCTGGGTGACCCGGTAGCGGAGCGTATCCTGGAGGCGGATGACCAGCGGGGCCTTGAGGCCCATGCTTTTGGCCTCGTCAATCACGTCCATCAGGCGGATGTTCCGGTCGTCGGCGAGGGGCTGGACCTGCACAAATCCCTCGGAATCCACCGAGAAGTGATTGGCGCCCCAGCGCTTAAAACCATAGTGTTCCTCGGACTGCGCGGCCGACCAGTTGGATGCGGATTTGGTCTTCAATTTGCGGGAGCGGAAAGGTGGGGGTTAG
Proteins encoded in this region:
- a CDS encoding glycoside hydrolase family 88 protein produces the protein MPTPLHRLGLVSFAALAASLALNLWAAERPLAEVINSALATSARQYEWMLAHLPDNAARPMPRTVEQGKLVTISTRDWTSGFFPGSMWYLFEATGDARWRASAEKFTALLAPEQHNTKTHDVGFILYCSYGNGLRLTGNAAYKPVLLNGAQSLSTRFNPTVGCLQSWDARNGWDFPVIIDNMMNLELLLWAAREGPAGRYRDIAIRHADTTLKNHFRADGSSFHVVAYDPKDGHVEARVTHQGAADDSAWARGQAWGLYGYTVMYRETKDPRYLAHARKIAAFIMHHPRLPADKVPYWDFDAPGIPDVPRDASAAAIMSSALFELCTYVQGDAAAEYRAFAEAQLRSLASPAYLAEPGTNGGFLLKHSTGHKPKDSEVDGPINYADYYFLEALLRARRKP
- the speA gene encoding biosynthetic arginine decarboxylase, with product MKTKSASNWSAAQSEEHYGFKRWGANHFSVDSEGFVQVQPLADDRNIRLMDVIDEAKSMGLKAPLVIRLQDTLRYRVTQINQAFHKAIKEEGYKGEYRGVFPIKVNQLREVVDEIVAAGKDFNYGLEAGSKPELMIALAMHEGAQRLIICNGYKDHDYMRLALLGRKLGKRIIIVIEQLSEVDSIIEISKETGVKPLIGFRVKLQTRGEGKWAMSTGDNAKFGLNTAEILFAVEKLKAAKMQACLKLVHFHIGSQVPNIITIKAAVTEAARFYCQLAKMGFPMGYLDVGGGLGIDYDGSRTNFESSMNYTLGEYARDVVFNIREICEASGVKVPDIVTESGRAVAAPHSMLVVEVFERINKHESLGKQHQPKARHKIVDDLAILLNNKAKLGRLERFHDALQKKEEAFSLFNLGYLDLENRAAAEQIFWQICEKIDLEGTKSGYQPEELHDLKKLLADQYVCNFSVFQSLLDSWALKQLFPITPLHRLKEKPTVNAILVDITCDSDGKVGSFIDLQDVKDYITLHPLRHGEPYYLGIYLTGAYQDIMGDLHNLFGRVNEVHVFLEDDEPNGFYIEEALAGSRIADVIEGVQYQWEELCRRIKQQIDHATKKDLIKPREGVRLVEFYESQMLAKTYLNIEQNGAKKR